Proteins found in one Streptomyces sp. NBC_00461 genomic segment:
- a CDS encoding ATP-binding protein — protein MSYKVAANPADSSDPPGPGAGIPGPPVGVPAPRDGRSLALSLALPWTSTAAGKARTLIRVSLLHTGVPDFLTQTVELLVTELVTNALRHAAPPLNLSAIYRQAATPVLSCAVSDGSSELPALCHPSMTCESGRGLVLVDSLSDRWGSHRTPGGKIVWCELNLSLHPRAFMV, from the coding sequence ATGAGCTACAAGGTCGCCGCGAACCCCGCGGACAGTTCTGACCCTCCAGGACCCGGAGCCGGCATCCCCGGCCCGCCCGTTGGCGTCCCCGCCCCGCGTGACGGACGTTCGCTGGCCCTGTCCCTGGCTCTGCCATGGACATCAACTGCGGCCGGCAAAGCCCGGACCCTGATACGTGTCAGTCTCCTCCACACAGGCGTCCCCGACTTCCTGACCCAAACAGTGGAGTTGCTCGTCACAGAACTGGTAACCAACGCCTTGCGCCACGCCGCCCCTCCCCTGAACCTGAGCGCCATCTACCGGCAGGCCGCAACCCCCGTCCTCAGCTGCGCGGTCAGCGACGGCAGCAGCGAACTGCCGGCGCTCTGCCACCCCTCGATGACCTGCGAAAGCGGACGCGGGCTGGTCCTGGTCGACAGCCTCTCCGACCGATGGGGCAGCCACCGGACCCCGGGCGGGAAGATCGTCTGGTGTGAACTGAACCTCTCGCTGCACCCCCGAGCTTTCATGGTCTGA
- a CDS encoding carbohydrate ABC transporter permease: MTTLATPRRTEKTAPAARPARRPRGGRAGGHQHGGRLAYAILIVAALISAFPFYWTIVAATRSNADLAKSPPALLPGGSLMHNFQQVLEQADIGKALLNSLIVSGAVTVGTVLFSTLAGFAFAKLQFKGRNALLALTIGTMMIPPQLGVIPLFMVIAKLHWVNQLQAVILPGIVSAFGVFFMRQYLVQTLPDELIEAGRVDGASTRRIFWSIVIPIARPGMAVLAMLTFMASWNDFFWPIIALSSQEPTVQVALRQLGGGYVHDQSVIMAGTLLGTLPVLLVFGLLGRHIVGGIMQGAVKG; the protein is encoded by the coding sequence ATGACCACCCTGGCCACGCCCCGGCGCACCGAAAAGACCGCCCCTGCAGCCCGTCCGGCCCGCCGCCCGCGCGGGGGGCGGGCGGGAGGCCACCAGCACGGCGGCCGTCTCGCCTACGCGATCCTCATCGTCGCCGCGCTCATCTCCGCCTTCCCCTTCTACTGGACGATCGTCGCGGCCACCCGCTCCAACGCCGACCTGGCCAAGAGTCCGCCGGCGCTGCTGCCCGGCGGCAGCCTGATGCACAACTTCCAGCAGGTGCTCGAGCAGGCCGACATCGGCAAGGCGCTGCTCAACTCACTGATCGTCTCGGGGGCGGTGACGGTGGGCACCGTCCTGTTCTCCACCCTCGCCGGCTTCGCCTTCGCCAAGCTGCAGTTCAAAGGGCGCAACGCGCTGCTCGCCCTGACGATCGGCACGATGATGATCCCGCCACAGCTCGGCGTGATCCCGCTGTTCATGGTCATCGCGAAGCTGCACTGGGTCAACCAGCTCCAGGCGGTCATCCTGCCCGGCATCGTGTCCGCCTTCGGCGTGTTCTTCATGCGGCAGTACCTCGTGCAGACGCTGCCCGACGAGCTGATCGAGGCGGGCCGGGTCGACGGCGCCTCCACACGGCGCATCTTCTGGAGCATCGTCATCCCGATCGCGCGGCCCGGCATGGCGGTGCTCGCGATGCTCACCTTCATGGCCTCCTGGAACGACTTCTTCTGGCCGATCATCGCCCTGTCCTCACAGGAGCCGACCGTGCAGGTCGCCCTGCGCCAGCTCGGCGGGGGATACGTCCACGACCAGTCCGTCATCATGGCCGGCACCCTGCTCGGCACGCTGCCCGTGCTGCTCGTCTTCGGCCTGCTGGGCCGGCACATCGTGGGCGGCATCATGCAGGGAGCGGTGAAGGGATAG
- a CDS encoding AraC family transcriptional regulator has translation MHDLLSELLRSARLSGERIVAYAPPRNFSIGFADIGSLHIIEAGELVLRVDGDPHVQHLSRGDVVLLPRGDTHHISDAGKRAQAIVRTSAPEPARWLCGTFTIGAPQASHLLRCLPAVIILRGDRGPALEGLEVAHRMLVFEMQSPSQGSAVMVARILDLIFIQILRAWAAGSDAEPNWLAGAFDPQISLALSAIHRDIGHDWTVDELARACNLSRSAFAARFVARVGKPPATYLAHVRLGAATDLLRDTSLPLTLIAESVGYTSEAAFSRAFKNRYGMPPARWRRDTRCRPPVSTPSPDPEAGEPARQPRTSRQRA, from the coding sequence ATGCACGACTTGCTCTCGGAGCTTCTCCGGAGCGCCCGTCTGAGCGGAGAACGGATCGTTGCGTACGCTCCGCCGCGGAATTTCTCGATCGGCTTCGCCGATATCGGCAGCCTGCACATCATAGAAGCAGGCGAACTCGTGCTTCGGGTCGACGGAGACCCGCACGTCCAGCACTTGAGCCGCGGCGATGTCGTCCTGCTCCCGCGCGGTGACACGCACCACATCAGCGACGCAGGCAAGCGCGCGCAAGCGATCGTGCGTACCAGCGCACCCGAGCCGGCGCGCTGGCTCTGCGGCACATTCACGATCGGCGCCCCACAGGCGAGCCACCTGCTCCGGTGCCTGCCTGCCGTGATCATACTGCGCGGTGACCGCGGTCCAGCGCTCGAAGGGCTCGAAGTCGCACACAGGATGCTCGTATTCGAGATGCAATCGCCCTCTCAAGGATCGGCGGTGATGGTCGCCCGCATCCTCGATCTGATCTTCATTCAGATTCTGCGCGCCTGGGCCGCTGGCTCGGACGCCGAACCGAACTGGCTGGCCGGTGCGTTCGACCCCCAGATCAGCCTGGCCTTGAGCGCTATCCACCGAGACATCGGCCACGACTGGACAGTCGACGAGCTGGCCCGAGCGTGCAACCTTTCACGGTCGGCGTTCGCTGCGCGGTTCGTCGCTCGCGTCGGGAAGCCGCCAGCAACCTATCTCGCGCACGTACGCCTGGGCGCCGCCACCGACCTGCTCCGTGACACCTCCCTTCCGCTCACGCTCATTGCGGAGAGCGTTGGCTACACGTCCGAGGCGGCATTCAGCCGCGCGTTCAAGAACCGCTACGGCATGCCACCGGCTCGCTGGCGAAGAGACACACGATGTCGCCCGCCCGTAAGCACTCCCTCCCCAGACCCAGAAGCAGGTGAACCGGCTCGTCAACCGCGAACGAGCCGCCAGCGAGCATGA
- a CDS encoding EthD family reductase has translation MTEQGKPTKISFVYSNPTDPDTFEAAYPDQLALARKLPGLTRLQTSKVWPKEDGSPTPAYRLLDLYFADYAAASAAAAEAGPLVAATKAHATGGVVIAFAEVLEDA, from the coding sequence ATGACGGAGCAAGGCAAGCCGACCAAGATCAGCTTTGTCTATTCCAACCCCACCGACCCGGACACCTTCGAGGCGGCTTACCCCGACCAGCTCGCGCTCGCGCGCAAGCTCCCCGGACTGACTCGGCTGCAGACGTCGAAGGTGTGGCCCAAGGAAGACGGCAGCCCGACCCCGGCGTACCGACTGTTGGACCTGTACTTCGCCGACTACGCGGCGGCCAGCGCCGCCGCCGCAGAGGCGGGTCCCCTTGTCGCCGCTACCAAAGCGCACGCCACCGGAGGAGTAGTGATCGCATTCGCGGAAGTCCTCGAGGACGCTTAG
- a CDS encoding GH1 family beta-glucosidase — protein MTTTAPHLVTASPLTFPPTFRWGAATAAYQIEGAANEGGRTASIWDTFSRTPGKVRNGDTGDIAADHYHRMREDVALMAELGLTDYRFSVSWPRVQPTGRGPAAQKGLDFYRALVDELHAHHIRPVLTLYHWDLPQELEDAGGWPERDTAQRFADYTALVAGALGDRVRTWTTLNEPWCAAFLGYSEGVHAPGRTEPEAALRAAHHLNLAHGLAVGVLRDLVHPSSEVSLTLNLAAVRPLSDSPADQDAARRIDALANRIFLDPVFRGHYARDLRADTGLLTDWSFVRDGDLEITSRPIDALGINYYTPTVVAAGSHPAPSPWPAAPAHARFLQAPGPRTAMDWPVDAGGLYELLTRLRDELPDTPLIVTENGAAYDDYTDPEGEVHDPERIAYLRSHLEAVHRAMAAGADVRGYFLWSLLDNFEWAYGYSKRFGMVHVDFATQRRTLKDSARWYADVVAHGSLPLR, from the coding sequence ATGACCACGACTGCCCCTCACCTGGTTACCGCCTCCCCGTTGACGTTCCCGCCGACGTTCCGCTGGGGCGCCGCCACCGCCGCCTACCAGATCGAAGGGGCCGCGAACGAGGGCGGCCGGACGGCGTCGATCTGGGACACCTTCAGCAGAACACCGGGGAAGGTCCGCAACGGCGACACCGGAGACATCGCCGCCGACCACTACCACCGCATGCGTGAAGACGTCGCGCTCATGGCCGAGCTGGGCCTGACCGACTACCGCTTCTCCGTGTCCTGGCCCCGTGTCCAGCCGACGGGGCGCGGCCCCGCCGCCCAGAAGGGCCTGGACTTCTACCGCGCCCTGGTCGACGAGCTCCACGCCCACCACATCCGCCCCGTACTGACCCTTTACCACTGGGACCTCCCGCAGGAACTCGAGGACGCCGGCGGCTGGCCCGAGCGCGACACGGCCCAGCGGTTCGCGGACTACACCGCGCTCGTGGCGGGCGCGCTCGGCGACCGCGTACGGACCTGGACGACGCTCAACGAACCGTGGTGCGCGGCGTTCCTCGGCTACTCAGAGGGCGTCCACGCACCCGGCCGGACCGAGCCGGAAGCCGCACTGCGGGCCGCGCACCACCTGAATCTCGCCCACGGCCTGGCCGTCGGCGTACTGCGCGACCTGGTGCACCCGTCGTCCGAGGTGTCGCTGACCCTGAACCTCGCCGCGGTGCGCCCGCTCAGCGACAGCCCCGCCGACCAGGACGCGGCCCGCCGGATCGACGCGCTGGCCAACCGGATCTTCCTGGACCCGGTGTTCCGCGGGCACTATGCACGGGACCTGCGGGCCGACACTGGGCTACTCACCGACTGGTCCTTCGTCCGGGACGGAGATCTGGAGATCACCTCCCGGCCCATCGACGCCCTCGGCATTAACTACTACACGCCCACGGTGGTCGCCGCCGGCTCCCACCCCGCGCCCTCGCCCTGGCCCGCCGCACCGGCACACGCACGCTTCCTGCAGGCACCGGGCCCGCGCACCGCCATGGACTGGCCGGTGGACGCCGGCGGCCTGTACGAACTGCTGACCCGGCTGCGCGACGAGCTGCCGGACACGCCGCTGATCGTCACGGAGAACGGCGCCGCCTACGACGACTACACCGACCCGGAGGGCGAGGTCCACGACCCGGAACGGATCGCGTACCTGCGCTCGCATCTCGAGGCGGTGCACCGGGCCATGGCGGCCGGCGCGGACGTCCGCGGCTACTTCCTGTGGTCCCTGCTGGACAACTTCGAATGGGCCTACGGCTACAGCAAGCGTTTCGGCATGGTGCACGTCGACTTCGCCACCCAGCGCCGCACCCTCAAGGACAGCGCCCGCTGGTACGCGGACGTCGTGGCGCACGGCAGCCTGCCGCTCAGGTGA
- a CDS encoding LacI family DNA-binding transcriptional regulator: MSDQISASRPTLEAVAERAGVSRATASRVVNGGSGVREALVEKVRRAVEELGYVPNQAARALVTRRTGAVAVIVAEPETKVFANPFFAQQLLGISRELTAHDTQLVLLLVEGTADYDRIGRYLAGGHVDAALLFSLHAEDPLPAITRRVGLPTVFGGRPGWPGAEGDRSLLYVDSDNRGGAREAVRHLLSLGRGHIATISGPLDQTASVDRLDGYHDILMDADPRLVIEGDFTEAGGARAMAELLERAPELDAVFVASDLMATGALRVLREHGRRVPDDVAVVGFDDMASVAELTDPPLTTVRQEIEEMGRLMVRLLLRSLDQRTQDGSGGRPLSSVVTPTRLIRRGTA, encoded by the coding sequence TTGTCCGACCAGATCTCCGCGTCCCGGCCCACCCTGGAAGCCGTCGCCGAACGGGCCGGCGTCTCCCGGGCCACCGCCTCTCGTGTCGTCAACGGGGGCAGCGGGGTGCGCGAGGCTCTGGTGGAGAAGGTACGGCGGGCCGTGGAGGAGCTGGGCTACGTACCGAACCAGGCGGCCCGTGCCCTGGTCACCCGCCGCACCGGCGCGGTCGCCGTCATCGTCGCGGAGCCGGAGACCAAGGTCTTCGCCAACCCTTTCTTCGCTCAGCAACTGCTCGGCATCAGCCGGGAGCTGACCGCCCACGACACCCAGCTCGTCCTGCTGCTGGTGGAGGGCACGGCCGACTACGACCGCATCGGCCGCTACCTCGCCGGCGGCCACGTGGACGCCGCCCTGCTGTTCTCCCTGCACGCCGAGGACCCGCTGCCCGCCATCACCCGCCGGGTGGGGCTGCCCACCGTCTTCGGCGGCCGTCCCGGCTGGCCGGGCGCGGAGGGAGACCGCAGCCTCCTCTACGTCGACTCGGACAACCGTGGCGGCGCCCGCGAGGCCGTCCGCCATCTGCTGTCACTGGGGCGCGGGCACATCGCGACGATCAGCGGGCCTCTCGATCAGACGGCCTCGGTGGACCGGCTCGACGGCTACCACGACATCCTGATGGACGCCGACCCCCGGCTGGTGATCGAGGGGGACTTCACCGAGGCGGGCGGCGCCCGCGCCATGGCAGAGCTGCTGGAGCGGGCGCCTGAGCTGGACGCCGTCTTCGTCGCCTCCGACCTCATGGCCACCGGCGCGCTGCGCGTGCTGCGAGAGCACGGGCGGCGGGTGCCGGACGACGTGGCCGTCGTCGGCTTCGATGACATGGCCTCGGTGGCCGAGCTGACCGACCCGCCGCTGACGACGGTCCGTCAGGAGATCGAGGAGATGGGCCGGCTGATGGTGCGCTTGCTGCTGCGCAGCCTCGACCAGCGGACGCAGGATGGCAGCGGCGGCCGTCCGCTGTCCTCCGTGGTCACCCCGACCCGGCTGATCCGGCGGGGTACAGCCTGA